Sequence from the Qipengyuania gaetbuli genome:
ATCCACGGCTGGTAGTGCGCCGGATCGTGACCCATCATGATCATGGGCGAATGGTCGTGGCCCTTGACCAGCAGCCCGGGTTCTTCCCAGATCGACAGCGAGATCGGGCCGATAACGCGCGTCATGCCCTTGTCGCGCAGCCATGCCTCCGCCCGTTCCAGCAGCGCATTGGCGACCGCCTCGTCCTCGGCATCGAAATAGCCGAACATGCCCGTGCCCGGGCCCATTCCCTGTTCCACGGGAAGTTCCAGCGCCAGATGGTCGATATGCGCCGCGATGCGCCCCACCGGCTTGCCGGCGCGGTAGGCGATGAACAGCTGCACCCTGGCGTGGCCGAAGAAGGGGTTCTTGCCCGGGTCGATCAGCTCCAGCTGTTCCGAGCGGATCTGCGGTACGGAATGCGGCACACTGGCCGCGAATTCCCGCCCAAGGTCGACGAAGGCTGCCCGCCCCGCCTTGCCATTCGCTTCCTCGATCACGATATTCTGGTCTGCCACGCATCCGGTCCCTTGTTCAGCGGGGGTTAGCCCTGCGTATGGCATATGATCTTTGTCAAGGAATCGCGCGCGCCCGATCACTATGATCGAGAGGTGAGACTGTCATTTTTCGCGCCATTCGACTAAGGGCACCCCCAGGAAAACCGATCATGAACGCCGAACAGACCATTTCTGCCGATAGTGCCGCGCCCTTGCGCGATGGCCGCGGCTGGCATTCGCAAATCGCCGACGACAAGGCGATGCTGCGCGCTGCACGCGACCTCACCAAGGATATCGCCGATCACCGCGCCGCCATCTACTGGACCGACATGGTCGGTTCTGCCGTGGCAGGCTATGCCGCGCTGGCAGGGGCGATCCTGGCGAACAACACCGCTGTCGCTGTCGCGCTGGCCGTAGTTTCCGTTCTCGCGCTCTACCGCGCGCTGCTGTTCATCCACGAAATTTCCCATTTCCGGAACGGTGCGCTGCCCGGCTTCCGCGCGGCATGGAACCTCTTCGTCGGCATTCCCATGCTGACGCCGTCCTTCATGTACGAACAGGTGCACACGCTGCACCACAAGCGCACGCAGTACGGCACGATCGAGGATCCGGAATATCTGCCGCTGGCCCTCATGAAGCCGTGGAGCCTGCCGCTCTTCGTGGTCATTGCCATCCTCGCGCCGGTCGCCCTGCTGATCCGTTTCGCTGTGCTGGTGCCGCTTGGTGCAATTATCCCTGCGATCCGCCGTCTGACCTGGCAGCGGGCCAGTGCGCTCGCCATCAATCCCGACTTCCGCCGCCGCGCACCCGAAGGCGAACTTGCACCGCGCGTCCTGCTGCAGGAGGCAGGCGGGTTCGTCTGGTCCTGGATGCTGATCGGCAGCGTTTTCGCATTTGGCTGGAAGCCGCTGCTGCTTGCGCTGGGCGTGGCCTCGGCCGTCGCGCTGTTGAACCAATTGCGGACGCTTGTGGCGCACTTGTGGGAGAACGAGGGCGAGGCGATGACCGTCACGGCCCAGTTCCTCGACAGCGTCAACGTGCCGCCGCCCGGCTTCATTGCGGAGATCTGGGCGCCGGTGGGCCTGCGCTATCACGCGCTGCACCACCTGATGCCCTCGATGCCCTACCACTCGCTGCCCGAGGCGCATCGCCGCCTGGCGCGCGAACTGGGCGAAAGCTCGACCTATCACGGCGCGAACCACTCCGGCATGGGCGTGCTCGTGGCCCGCATCGCCCGCAGCACGATGGGCCGCCGCTAGGCGCTTTCCTTCACGGGACAAAACAAAAGGGCCGCCCCACTCGGTAGATGGGGGCGGCCCTTCGCTGTCACGGGTCTGCGACCCTTTGTGAAACGCTTAGTTGGCGTCGATTTCGGCCTTCACGCCGTCTTCGCTGATGGTGGCGTCGACATCGGCGCCGTCGATGGTCAGGCTCGAGCCTTCTTCACCTTCAGCCGGCTCGGCCACGACGGTTTCGGTCGCGGTCGGCTGGATGACCGTGGTATCGGTGCCTTCAGCAGCGGCAGTGTCCTCGGCTTCCGGCGCATTGGCTTCGGCGCAGGCGCCGAGGGCAAGGGCGGCAGCGAGGGCAGGGATTGCGAACTTCTTCATGTCACATCTCCTTTGTGGCGACATTCGGGCATCAATGCGCCGGAAATGTGGCGGTTCCCGCCTATCCGAGAAACCGTATCATCGCGCAGCGGCGGTCTAGCGGGAGGCCGTGGGCGACTTCCTGCTCGATATCCGCCTTGAGCCTGGGATGCGCATCGAGGTCGCTGACCGTCTCGAACCCGTGGCGGGCGTAGAAGGGGGCATTCCATGGCACGTCCACGAAGGTGGTAAGCGTCAGTGAGACGAAACCGCTGTTACGCGCGTCGATACCAAGCGCCCGCAACAGGACCGAGCCGACGCCCTGTCGCTGCATGTCCGGGTGGACCGAGAATTCACGGATATGCAGCTCGCGGCGGAACGGTTCGGTCGAGATGAAACCTACCAGACGCCCTTCAGCCTCCGCGACCAAGGAGTGCCCCTTGCGGATCAGCGAAGCCTGTTTCTCTGCGGGGATAGCGT
This genomic interval carries:
- a CDS encoding GNAT family N-acetyltransferase gives rise to the protein MSDFSIRLARVEDAAHLPEIELAAGRLFLDIDGLSGVAGMHAIPAEKQASLIRKGHSLVAEAEGRLVGFISTEPFRRELHIREFSVHPDMQRQGVGSVLLRALGIDARNSGFVSLTLTTFVDVPWNAPFYARHGFETVSDLDAHPRLKADIEQEVAHGLPLDRRCAMIRFLG
- a CDS encoding fatty acid desaturase family protein; this translates as MNAEQTISADSAAPLRDGRGWHSQIADDKAMLRAARDLTKDIADHRAAIYWTDMVGSAVAGYAALAGAILANNTAVAVALAVVSVLALYRALLFIHEISHFRNGALPGFRAAWNLFVGIPMLTPSFMYEQVHTLHHKRTQYGTIEDPEYLPLALMKPWSLPLFVVIAILAPVALLIRFAVLVPLGAIIPAIRRLTWQRASALAINPDFRRRAPEGELAPRVLLQEAGGFVWSWMLIGSVFAFGWKPLLLALGVASAVALLNQLRTLVAHLWENEGEAMTVTAQFLDSVNVPPPGFIAEIWAPVGLRYHALHHLMPSMPYHSLPEAHRRLARELGESSTYHGANHSGMGVLVARIARSTMGRR